TCGCGAAGGAGGAGATCGTCGCGGGTTTCGGCCCGCCGACGATTCTCATCAACAACGTTGGCTGGGACCGGCCGATGCCCTTCACCGAAACGGATCCGCTGTACTGGAAGCGGGTTCTAGATGTCAATCTCGTCAGCACGCTGCTCGTGACCCACCAGTTCTTCGGCGACATGATCAACATGCCCGGAGGCGCGCGCATCGTCAATGTCGCGAGCGAGGCCGGGCGAGTAGGCAGTTACCACGAGGCGCTCTACTCAAGCGCCAAGGGCGCGGTCATCGCACTGACCAAGTCGCTGGCCCGTGAGGGCGCACGGCACCAGGTCACGGTGAACTGCGTGTGTCCCGGAGTAATCGACACCGTGTTGATGCGTTCCATCGTCGGCTCCGGAAACGACTCGCGTGAGCGGTCGATTCCGATGAGAAGGCTCGGCCGGCCAGAAGACGTCGCCCCAATGATCGTGTTTTTGGCCTCGCCGGCCGCGGCATACATCACCGGTCAGGTAATCAGCGTCAGCGGCGGAATGACGATGGTCGGATGACGCGACAAAGACATTCACGATTCAAGCGACATTCACGATTCAAGCGACATCCACGATTCAAGCCAAGTTGCCATTGTTCGATACCAACACCCAGACGTATGGAGCGAATCCGTTGATGCAGAGATTAGCCGGCAAAACTGCCGTGATTACCGGGGCCGGTTCAGGTTTGGGACGCGCGACCGCTGAGTTGTTCAGCCGCGAGGGCGCCCGAGTCGTGCTCGGAGATATCTCCGGCCAGGAGCGTGACGTCGCCGATCAGATCGGACCAACTGCGGTGGCCGTGTCTGTCGATGTTACGCAGCGCGACCAGGTCGAAGCCCTGATCCACACGGCTGTCACCGAGTTCGGCACGCTTGATGTGCTGGTCAATTGCGCTGGGGTCGATGGGGATCTGACTCCCGCCGCCGAGATCTCGGACGCCAACATGCAGCGGGTATTCGATGTCAACTTCCTTGGCCCGTTCTACGCGATGCGTGCTGCGATCCCGATCCTGATCGACGGCGGTGGCGGCTCGATCATCAACATCACCTCCGCGTCTACGGAGAAGGCCATGCCTTTCTTGGCGGCCTACGCCGCGAGCAAGGCGGCGTTGGTTTCGTTGACACGCGCCTTCGGCGTCGAGTACGCCGCAGCCGGTGTTCGCGTGAACGCTGTGAGCCCAGGTGTGATCGACACACCGCTCGCCCGGGCGATCCCGCCGGAGATGTTTGCTGGCGCTGTCCAGGCGACCCCGGCGAAGCGACCGGCGAGCCCGGAAGACATTGCAGGCGCCCTGCTGTTCTTTGCATCCGATGAATCGGCTTTCGCAACGGCGGGAACGCTTTTCGTCGATGGCGGGTTGAGCGGCACATGAGGCTGACCAAGGATTCCCTGGACATCGGCATCGTCACCAACGATGCCGAGCCGATGCTGCGGTTTTATCGCGACCAGCTCGGCCTTTCGTGCGTCGGGGAGACCAGCATCGCCGGCGGTATGAGCTACCGGCTCCAGTGTGGGACTTCTACCGTGAAGCTGCTCGCACTGCGAAAGCCGCTTCCGGCGCGCTCTCCTGCCGGCGGTATTTACGCCTCCACCGGGTGCAGGTATTGGACGATCTCGGTGTCAGATGTGGACGAGGTGGTCTCCGCCTGCGAAGCGGCAGGCATACCCATCGTCGTGCCGATCACGGAATACGAACCGGGCCGGCGCATGGTCATCGTCGAAGATCCCGACGGAAACTGGGTCGAGTTCGTCGACTCACAGGTCATCGACTAGCGCGCACCATGGGCTCAGACGATCCGGATGGCGGCAGCCGGCCGCGGCCGTTGACCGGGGTGCGCGTGCTGGAACTCGCGGCGATGGGCCCGGTGTCCTTCGCCGCGATGATGTTCGCCGATTTGGGCGCCTCGGTGGTCCGCGTGGACCGCCCGATGGGGCCCGCGGTGCCAGAAGAGGCCCGTTCTCGCGCGGATGTCCTTGGGCGGGGCAAGGTCTCGCTCGGGCTGGACCTGCGAGCCAAGGGCGCCAGCGATGTCGTGCTGGATCTGGTCGCCGAGTCCGAGATTTTGATCGAGGGCTTCCGGCCCGGCGTCGCTGAGCGTCTTGGCATCGGTCCAGAGCCCTGTCTGACGCGTAATCCGGCTCTGGTCTACGTGCGACTGACCGGCTATGGACAGGACGGGCCGATGGCCACGGAAGTCGGCCACGACATCAATTTCATTGCGGTGTCCGGCGTGCTCGATGCCGTCGGCCGCAAGGGGCAGAAGCCGACACCGCCGCTGAACCTGGTCGGCGACTACGGGGGTGGGGCGATGCTGGCTGTCGTCGGCGCGCTTGCCGCAGTTGTCGAAGCACGGCGATCGGGGCGGGGACAGGTCGTCGATGCCTCGATGTGTGACGGTGCGATGCTGCTCATGTCGGCGTCGTACGCATTCGAACCCGGTGGCCCCAGGGGAACGAATCTGCTGGACTCGGGAGCGCCGTTCTATGAGGTTTATGAGACGGCGGACCATCGCCACATTGCGGTGGGTGCATTGTTGGACAAGTTTTGGCTGGCGCTTGTCACGACGCTCGGGCTGTCCGAGTCGGACAAGTGGCGTGAGCGGCGGGAGGCTGATTGGCCCTTTCTCAAACGAGAACTTGCGGCTGTCTTCGCCACCAAGACACAAGCGGAATGGCTTGAGGAATTCGCCGGTGTACCCGCGTGTGTGACTCCGGTATTGCGCCGCGACGAGTTGGCGATGTATCCGCACCACGCCGCGCGAAATGCGCTGATTCAGGTCGACGGAGTCGAAGCACCAGCGCCGGCACCGCGCTTCGGCTCCGCCGCTCCTCCGAGACCGGAACGACCGCCACTGCGGGGTGAGCACACCGTGGATGTGCTGCGCGGAATCGGCTATTCCCAGTCCCGGATCGAGGGCCTGCTTGCGAACCGGACCGTGTTTCGCACCTGACGCCGGTCACGCCGCACGCATGGCGTCCACGAGTTCAGCGAAGCGTTGCGGAGGCGGGATGTCACCGGGTCGGTTGAACCTGATGCGGTGCACGAGCCCGTCGAACCGGGTCCGCAAGGTCTCTGCCACCTGCCCCACGGTGCCCGCTGCACACATGGCATCCAAGATTTCGTCGGATATCAGGGGCACCATCTCGTCCCAACGGCCTTGTTTGGACAGCACATTCAGTTCGTCCTGCAGATCACCCCAGCCGTGCAGTTCGAGGACCGGCCGGTAGGCGGGCGTTGAACCGTAGAATGAGATCTGCCTTCGCACCGCTTCGCGGTCCTGCTCGTCGAGCGCCACGAACGGGGAATGTGCAATCTCCAACGGAGCGGCTCCTGGCGGCCGGTGTGCGGTGGTCGCCGGAAGAATTACGTCACGGATATAGCGATCCGTGCAGAACGAGTGCACAAACAATCCATCGGCAACCTCGGCAGTGGTGCGCAGCATCTGCGGTCCGACAGCGGCGAGGAACACCTTCGGCGGCCCGTACGGGTTGGGCTTCGGGGTGAAGGCGGGGGTCATCAGCGAGTGGTCGTAGAACTCACCGCGATGTTCGAGTCCTTCCCCGGTGTCCCACGCGTGCCAGATGGCTCGCAGCGCCCTGACGAACTCGTGCATCCGCGCCACCGGCCGCGACCAGGGCATGCCGAATCTTCGAGTGATGTGTGGACGAATCTGGCTGCCGAGGCCGAGCACGAGCCGTCCGCCGGAGAATCGCTGGAGATCCCACGCGGGATAGGCAACGGTCATTGGAGTCCGGGCGAATGCGATCGCCACCGACGGACCGATTTCGACCCGGGACGAATGCTCGGCAGCCAGAGTGAGCGCCAGGAAAGGGTCGGCCATGTTCTCGGTGTTCCAGCCGCCGTCGTAACCGACCTCCTCGCAGGCGCGGATGTCCTCCGCGGCGGTCGCGAGGTCGTTGCGTAGCCGTGCATCGATCCTCAGACTGCATCCCCGGTGTGGGGCGCCGGTCAAGCGCCCGTCCCGTTCGTCCGGAAACTTCATTCGTCGTCCTCTCGCGGGTGTCATCGACTGATGGCGGTCGGGCGCTGTCGCCTACTCCACCAGGGCGCGTGGAATATCGACCAGGAGGCTGCGGAGGTACTCCCCGAGACCCTTGGCCTGTGGATCGGGACGGGTCGAGGACGCGACGCCGTCGCCGAGCAGGTTCTGGACCACAACGTTGAGCGCACGCAGGTTGGGGAACTCGTAAATCTGTAGCTCGAGGTTCGCGGATTCCTTTCCGAGTAGGTCACGTGCCCGCTCGACAGTCAGGAAGCTCCGCAGCCAGGCATACTCGGCGTCGGTCCGTGTCCAGAGCCCGATGTTCGCGTCGCCACCCTTGTCACCCGAGCGGGCACCCACGATGGTGCCCAACGGCAGGCGCACCGTGGGTCCGGTCGTCTCCGGCCGCGGCGCCGCGGCGGCGGGGGGTGAGGCGACAGCGGGGGCGCCCACGGCTGTCGGCGGGTCCCCCACCGTGCGTCGCTCGCCGTCAGGCAGGACGACGGTGTGGACTACTGCGGTACGCGGTACCGCCGCTGCGCGGTACACCCCGAAGGCCGACTCCGCGGTCGGCGGCGTTGTCGTGTGGAAGCCTGCGACGCCGCCCAGGGCGATTTCCATCGTCGCGTTCGAGAAAGCGCGGCCCACGACACGCGGGTCCGGGTCCTTCACGGTGACCTG
The nucleotide sequence above comes from Mycolicibacterium moriokaense. Encoded proteins:
- a CDS encoding VOC family protein, which codes for MRLTKDSLDIGIVTNDAEPMLRFYRDQLGLSCVGETSIAGGMSYRLQCGTSTVKLLALRKPLPARSPAGGIYASTGCRYWTISVSDVDEVVSACEAAGIPIVVPITEYEPGRRMVIVEDPDGNWVEFVDSQVID
- a CDS encoding SDR family NAD(P)-dependent oxidoreductase — translated: MIDLKGEIAVVTGGASGIGLGVVETLLQCGATVAILDRNRAAMAVAVNSLGPDANIGAFIADVTSHEEVRVAKEEIVAGFGPPTILINNVGWDRPMPFTETDPLYWKRVLDVNLVSTLLVTHQFFGDMINMPGGARIVNVASEAGRVGSYHEALYSSAKGAVIALTKSLAREGARHQVTVNCVCPGVIDTVLMRSIVGSGNDSRERSIPMRRLGRPEDVAPMIVFLASPAAAYITGQVISVSGGMTMVG
- a CDS encoding TIGR03617 family F420-dependent LLM class oxidoreductase encodes the protein MKFPDERDGRLTGAPHRGCSLRIDARLRNDLATAAEDIRACEEVGYDGGWNTENMADPFLALTLAAEHSSRVEIGPSVAIAFARTPMTVAYPAWDLQRFSGGRLVLGLGSQIRPHITRRFGMPWSRPVARMHEFVRALRAIWHAWDTGEGLEHRGEFYDHSLMTPAFTPKPNPYGPPKVFLAAVGPQMLRTTAEVADGLFVHSFCTDRYIRDVILPATTAHRPPGAAPLEIAHSPFVALDEQDREAVRRQISFYGSTPAYRPVLELHGWGDLQDELNVLSKQGRWDEMVPLISDEILDAMCAAGTVGQVAETLRTRFDGLVHRIRFNRPGDIPPPQRFAELVDAMRAA
- a CDS encoding SDR family NAD(P)-dependent oxidoreductase, whose amino-acid sequence is MPLFDTNTQTYGANPLMQRLAGKTAVITGAGSGLGRATAELFSREGARVVLGDISGQERDVADQIGPTAVAVSVDVTQRDQVEALIHTAVTEFGTLDVLVNCAGVDGDLTPAAEISDANMQRVFDVNFLGPFYAMRAAIPILIDGGGGSIINITSASTEKAMPFLAAYAASKAALVSLTRAFGVEYAAAGVRVNAVSPGVIDTPLARAIPPEMFAGAVQATPAKRPASPEDIAGALLFFASDESAFATAGTLFVDGGLSGT
- a CDS encoding CaiB/BaiF CoA transferase family protein — translated: MGSDDPDGGSRPRPLTGVRVLELAAMGPVSFAAMMFADLGASVVRVDRPMGPAVPEEARSRADVLGRGKVSLGLDLRAKGASDVVLDLVAESEILIEGFRPGVAERLGIGPEPCLTRNPALVYVRLTGYGQDGPMATEVGHDINFIAVSGVLDAVGRKGQKPTPPLNLVGDYGGGAMLAVVGALAAVVEARRSGRGQVVDASMCDGAMLLMSASYAFEPGGPRGTNLLDSGAPFYEVYETADHRHIAVGALLDKFWLALVTTLGLSESDKWRERREADWPFLKRELAAVFATKTQAEWLEEFAGVPACVTPVLRRDELAMYPHHAARNALIQVDGVEAPAPAPRFGSAAPPRPERPPLRGEHTVDVLRGIGYSQSRIEGLLANRTVFRT